A single Venturia canescens isolate UGA chromosome 1, ASM1945775v1, whole genome shotgun sequence DNA region contains:
- the RpL26 gene encoding 60S ribosomal protein L26 isoform X1 codes for MKKKIIKLFIHKIRNRQIALRSGVRIHACRLETYSSTYDTRRLSYSGAHVYILHSTTFDNSSGFPCGCISHHRRRDSKMKFNKLVSFSRRKNRKRHFTAPSHIRRRLMSAPLSKELRLKYNVRSMPIRKDDEVQVVRGHYKGQQVGKVIQVYRKKFVIYIERIQREKANSASVYVGIDPSKTVIVKLKMDKDRKKIIDRRSKGRLAALGKDKGKYTEETTAAMESS; via the exons atgaaaaaaaaaatcattaaactTTTCATTCATAAAATTCGTAACCGACAAATTGCGCTCCGATCAGGCGTTCGAATTCATGCCTGTCGTCTCGAAACATATTCCTCGACTTACGACACGCGTCGCTTATCCTACAGTGGCGCTCACGTCTATATACTACATAGCACAACTTTCGATAATTCTTCCGGTTTCCCTTGCGGTTGTATCTCCCATCATCG GAGACGAGACAGCAAAATGAAGTTCAACAAACTGGTATCCTTCTCGAGGAGGAAAAACCGCAAGAGGCATTTTACCGCACCTTCTCATATACGACGTCGTTTAATGTCCGCTCCACTCTCGAAAGAGCTTCGCCTCAAGTACAACGTGCGTTCCATGCCCATCCGTAAAGACGATGAAGTCCAG GTAGTGAGAGGACATTACAAGGGTCAGCAAGTGGGCAAGGTAATCCAGGTGTATAGAAAGAAATTTGTTATATACATCGAGAGGATCCAGAGAGAAAAAGCCAACAGCGCCAGTGTGTATGTCGGCATCGATCCTTCCAAG ACTGTCATCGTAAAACTGAAGATGGACAAGGACCGTAAAAAGATCATAGACAGACGTAGCAAGGGTCGTCTGGCTGCATTGGGCAAGGACAAGGGCAAGTATACCGAGGAAACTACAGCTGCTATGGAGAGCTCGTAA
- the LOC122411485 gene encoding uncharacterized protein has product MFKFIVICGCLMAVAHAGLIGGGLLTSVPVAAVQPTLALRPTIATASSSSNIVRGIGPVGTTIVGGRALIGEQGVTTLLAPSGIAGGLAVNGYGLGAGGPILGLW; this is encoded by the exons ATGTTCAAG ttCATCGTTATTTGTGGATGTTTGATGGCAGTGGCCCATGCCGGTTTAATCGGTGGGGGACTCCTCACGAGTGTTCCAGTCGCCGCTGTCCAACCAACGTTGGCTCTTCGTCCTACCATTGCAACAGCTTCATCGTCTTCCAACATTGTTCGAGGAATCG GTCCGGTAGGAACAACCATCGTCGGGGGAAGAGCTTTGATCGGAGAGCAAGGTGTGACTACACTGCTTGCTCCTTCTGGTATTGCTGGAGGATTAGCAGTGAATGGTTACGGACTTGGTGCAGGTGGACcgattcttggactttggtaa
- the RpL26 gene encoding 60S ribosomal protein L26 isoform X2, which yields MRRDSKMKFNKLVSFSRRKNRKRHFTAPSHIRRRLMSAPLSKELRLKYNVRSMPIRKDDEVQVVRGHYKGQQVGKVIQVYRKKFVIYIERIQREKANSASVYVGIDPSKTVIVKLKMDKDRKKIIDRRSKGRLAALGKDKGKYTEETTAAMESS from the exons AT GAGACGAGACAGCAAAATGAAGTTCAACAAACTGGTATCCTTCTCGAGGAGGAAAAACCGCAAGAGGCATTTTACCGCACCTTCTCATATACGACGTCGTTTAATGTCCGCTCCACTCTCGAAAGAGCTTCGCCTCAAGTACAACGTGCGTTCCATGCCCATCCGTAAAGACGATGAAGTCCAG GTAGTGAGAGGACATTACAAGGGTCAGCAAGTGGGCAAGGTAATCCAGGTGTATAGAAAGAAATTTGTTATATACATCGAGAGGATCCAGAGAGAAAAAGCCAACAGCGCCAGTGTGTATGTCGGCATCGATCCTTCCAAG ACTGTCATCGTAAAACTGAAGATGGACAAGGACCGTAAAAAGATCATAGACAGACGTAGCAAGGGTCGTCTGGCTGCATTGGGCAAGGACAAGGGCAAGTATACCGAGGAAACTACAGCTGCTATGGAGAGCTCGTAA
- the Zw gene encoding glucose-6-phosphate 1-dehydrogenase isoform X1, with amino-acid sequence MANSHRRASTEESLILIRQSLRSQEMDHMEGHHYDGDIPHVFVTLGASGDLAKKKIYPTLWWLFRDNLLPKTTTFFGYARSKMSISELRQKCDPWMKLKPGEETKYEEFWKLNHYTSGNYDSKEDFVKLNKELEQQEKGVSANRLFYLALPPTVFEPVTVHIRSSCMGRKGWTRVIIEKPFGRDARTSEQLSNHLGSLFNEEQIYRIDHYLGKEMVQNLMTLRFGNRMFGPTWNRDHIASVLITFKEPFGTGGRGGYFDEFGIIRDVMQNHLLQILSLVAMEKPVSCNPDDIRNEKVKVLKCINTLDLDDVVLGQYVGNPKLEDPEAQLGYLDDPTVPSNSNTPTFAQAIVKINNERWDGVPFILKCGKALNERKAEVRIQYRDVPGDIFEGKAKRNELVIRVQPGEALYVKMMTKSPGITFDMEETELDLTYSRRYKDLKLPDAYERLILDVFCGSQMHFVRSDELSEAWRIFTPLLHRIEQEKIEPIPYEYSSRGPREADEMAKRNDFIYYGSYKWIKHH; translated from the exons GAGCGTCGACGGAGGAGAGCCTGATTCTCATCAGGCAATCGTTGAGGTCGCAGGAAATGGATCACATGGAAGGGCATCACTACGACGGCGATATACCTCACGTGTTCGTCACCCTGGGGGCGTCG GGTGACCTTGcgaagaagaaaatttatcctaCTCTGTGGTGGCTCTTCAGGGACAACTTGCTACCAAAAACTACAACTTTCTTTGGCTATGCTAGAAGCAAAATGAGCATCAGCGAGCTGCGGCAAAAATGCGATCCTTGGATGAAATTGAAACCTggagaagaaacgaaatatGAGGAGTTCTGGAAACTGAATCATTACACAAGCGGAAATTACGATTCCAAGGAGGATTTCGTGAAACTCAACAAGGAACTCGAGCAGCAGGAGAAGGGGGTCTCTGccaatcgattattttatctCGCTCTTCCACCCACGGTTTTTGAACCGGTCACCGTTCACATACGGTCTTCTTGCATGGGCAGAAA AGGATGGACCAGAGTCATAATAGAAAAACCATTCGGACGCGACGCCCGCACGTCGGAGCAGCTGTCGAATCATCTGGGCAGTCTTTTTAACGAGGAACAAATCTACCGAATCGATCATTATTTAGGCAAGGAAATGGTACAGAATTTAATGACATTAAGATTTGGCAACAGAATGTTCGGTCCGACGTGGAACAGGGACCACATTGCTTCAGTACTGATTACTTTTAAAGAGCCTTTCGGTACTGGTGGCAGAGGCGGATATTTCGACGAGTTTGGCATCATCAGGGACGTCATGCAAAATCATCTTTTGCAAATACTTTCTCTCGTCGCCATGGAGAAACCGGTGTCGTGTAATCCTGACGACATAAG AAACGAAAAAGTCAAAGTTCTCAAGTGCATAAACACGTTGGACCTCGATGACGTTGTGCTTGGTCAATACGTTGGCAATCCAAAACTGGAAGATCCCGAGGCCCAATTGGGTTACCTCGACGATCCAACCGTTCCCTCAAATTCCAATACACCGACTTTTGCCCAAGCCATTGTAAAGATAAATAACGAACGTTGGGACGGAGTACCGTTCATTTTAAAATGTGGCAAAG CTTTGAACGAGCGTAAAGCGGAAGTGAGAATTCAATATCGTGATGTACCCGGCGACATATTCGAAGGAAAAGCGAAAAGAAACGAGTTGGTTATTCGTGTACAACCGGGCGAAGCACTGTACGTGAAAATGATGACAAAATCACCTGGTATTACATTCGACATGGAAGAAACGGAGCTCGATCTGACATACAGTCGGAGATACAAA GATTTAAAACTACCAGACGCTTATGAAAGATTAATCCTCGATGTGTTTTGTGGCTCTCAGATGCACTTTGTCCGCAGCGACGAATTGTCCGAGGCGTGGAGAATTTTCACGCCGCTTTTGCATCGTATAgagcaagaaaaaattgagcctATTCCTTACGA ATATTCGTCGCGTGGACCGCGAGAGGCTGATGAAATGGcgaaacgaaatgattttatataCTACGGATCATACAAATGGATCAAACACCATTGA
- the LOC122411456 gene encoding uncharacterized protein, which produces MGSSRGEDHSLSSGISLPQWMKGRGDARYEFDHTSFSPPSHDDNFFCIRYAIKPSKEKSNDNTATASGQDGYRSISQVLNENTNSNVTVVHANNPPSSSTNTSSDLTNIKDFKNIDFSKHPLPCQPFVPAAGGKEANPAAFRLSNKTKIAKSQGTDDGFHSEPALCGKSIVHVANRMMSKKLAKFDTVNEAAEGLQNNATMEEQLRNEKQLMRRGSKSLPVTPIASPTSTPDTSPKSRRRGNTNRYFTGTFDRDNKYQTGWLLSSILGQSREFGIGTSHKIQEVDEDEAPPLDVVPSKFLSRKKSISSQNLSYLGRNEEQRQQLPQQLQPQQQQQQQSQQRDDDSKKESSIYTNVFRAKPSELREMNFWSPTSM; this is translated from the exons ATGGGTTCATCGAGAGGAGAAGATCACAGTCTTAGCAGTGGGATATCCTTGCCGCAATGGATGAAAGGGCGCGGGGATGCGAG GTACGAATTTGATCATACTTCGTTCAGTCCACCTTCGCACGACGATAATTTCTTCTGCATAAGATACGCGATTAAACCGTCGAAGGAAAAAAGCAACGATAATACGGCCACGGCCAGCGGCCAAGACGGCTATAGATCCATCAGTCAGGTATTGAACGAAAATACTAACTCGAACGTTACCGTCGTACACGCAAACAACCCCCCATCGTCGTCTACCAACACATCATCCGATTTAACCAACATCAAGGATTTCAAAAACATCGACTTCAGTAAACATCCATTACCATGTCAACCGTTTGTACCTGCTGCAG GAGGGAAGGAAGCGAATCCAGCAGCATTTCGATTGagcaataaaacaaaaatcgcAAAATCTCAGGGGACCGACGACGGTTTTCACAGTGAGCCAGCTCTATGTGGAAAATCAATAGTTCACGTCGCTAATCGTATGATGTCGAAAAAACTGGCTAAATTCGATACGGTGAATGAAGCGGCGGAGGGCTTGCAAAATAATGCGACAATGGAAGAGCAACTGCGGAACGAGAAACAACTTATGCGACGAGGAAGCAAATCACTGCCCGTCACGCCCATAGCATCGCCGACTTCGACACCCGACACTTCACCGAAATCTCGACGTAGAGGAAATACAAACAGATACTTCACTGGAACATTTGATCGTGACAATAAATACCAAACTGGTTGGCTATTGTCAAGTATTCTTGGCCAATCGAGAGAATTCGGAATCGGCACGAGCCACAAAATCCAAGAAGTTGACGAGGATGAAGCCCCTCCCCTCGATGTTGTACCGTCTAAATTTTTAAGccgtaaaaaatcaatttcatcGCAAAATCTTTCGTACCTTGGGCGAAACGAGGAGCAGCGTCAACAGCTGCCACAGCAATTGCAAccacagcagcaacagcaacaacaatcACAACAACGGGATGACGATTCGAAGAAAGAATCGAGCATCTACACAAATGTTTTTAGAGCGAAGCCGTCGGAActtcgagaaatgaatttttggtcCCCAACCTCTATGTAA
- the Zw gene encoding glucose-6-phosphate 1-dehydrogenase isoform X2, producing the protein MLRASTEESLILIRQSLRSQEMDHMEGHHYDGDIPHVFVTLGASGDLAKKKIYPTLWWLFRDNLLPKTTTFFGYARSKMSISELRQKCDPWMKLKPGEETKYEEFWKLNHYTSGNYDSKEDFVKLNKELEQQEKGVSANRLFYLALPPTVFEPVTVHIRSSCMGRKGWTRVIIEKPFGRDARTSEQLSNHLGSLFNEEQIYRIDHYLGKEMVQNLMTLRFGNRMFGPTWNRDHIASVLITFKEPFGTGGRGGYFDEFGIIRDVMQNHLLQILSLVAMEKPVSCNPDDIRNEKVKVLKCINTLDLDDVVLGQYVGNPKLEDPEAQLGYLDDPTVPSNSNTPTFAQAIVKINNERWDGVPFILKCGKALNERKAEVRIQYRDVPGDIFEGKAKRNELVIRVQPGEALYVKMMTKSPGITFDMEETELDLTYSRRYKDLKLPDAYERLILDVFCGSQMHFVRSDELSEAWRIFTPLLHRIEQEKIEPIPYEYSSRGPREADEMAKRNDFIYYGSYKWIKHH; encoded by the exons ATGCTCA GAGCGTCGACGGAGGAGAGCCTGATTCTCATCAGGCAATCGTTGAGGTCGCAGGAAATGGATCACATGGAAGGGCATCACTACGACGGCGATATACCTCACGTGTTCGTCACCCTGGGGGCGTCG GGTGACCTTGcgaagaagaaaatttatcctaCTCTGTGGTGGCTCTTCAGGGACAACTTGCTACCAAAAACTACAACTTTCTTTGGCTATGCTAGAAGCAAAATGAGCATCAGCGAGCTGCGGCAAAAATGCGATCCTTGGATGAAATTGAAACCTggagaagaaacgaaatatGAGGAGTTCTGGAAACTGAATCATTACACAAGCGGAAATTACGATTCCAAGGAGGATTTCGTGAAACTCAACAAGGAACTCGAGCAGCAGGAGAAGGGGGTCTCTGccaatcgattattttatctCGCTCTTCCACCCACGGTTTTTGAACCGGTCACCGTTCACATACGGTCTTCTTGCATGGGCAGAAA AGGATGGACCAGAGTCATAATAGAAAAACCATTCGGACGCGACGCCCGCACGTCGGAGCAGCTGTCGAATCATCTGGGCAGTCTTTTTAACGAGGAACAAATCTACCGAATCGATCATTATTTAGGCAAGGAAATGGTACAGAATTTAATGACATTAAGATTTGGCAACAGAATGTTCGGTCCGACGTGGAACAGGGACCACATTGCTTCAGTACTGATTACTTTTAAAGAGCCTTTCGGTACTGGTGGCAGAGGCGGATATTTCGACGAGTTTGGCATCATCAGGGACGTCATGCAAAATCATCTTTTGCAAATACTTTCTCTCGTCGCCATGGAGAAACCGGTGTCGTGTAATCCTGACGACATAAG AAACGAAAAAGTCAAAGTTCTCAAGTGCATAAACACGTTGGACCTCGATGACGTTGTGCTTGGTCAATACGTTGGCAATCCAAAACTGGAAGATCCCGAGGCCCAATTGGGTTACCTCGACGATCCAACCGTTCCCTCAAATTCCAATACACCGACTTTTGCCCAAGCCATTGTAAAGATAAATAACGAACGTTGGGACGGAGTACCGTTCATTTTAAAATGTGGCAAAG CTTTGAACGAGCGTAAAGCGGAAGTGAGAATTCAATATCGTGATGTACCCGGCGACATATTCGAAGGAAAAGCGAAAAGAAACGAGTTGGTTATTCGTGTACAACCGGGCGAAGCACTGTACGTGAAAATGATGACAAAATCACCTGGTATTACATTCGACATGGAAGAAACGGAGCTCGATCTGACATACAGTCGGAGATACAAA GATTTAAAACTACCAGACGCTTATGAAAGATTAATCCTCGATGTGTTTTGTGGCTCTCAGATGCACTTTGTCCGCAGCGACGAATTGTCCGAGGCGTGGAGAATTTTCACGCCGCTTTTGCATCGTATAgagcaagaaaaaattgagcctATTCCTTACGA ATATTCGTCGCGTGGACCGCGAGAGGCTGATGAAATGGcgaaacgaaatgattttatataCTACGGATCATACAAATGGATCAAACACCATTGA